In Thunnus maccoyii chromosome 3, fThuMac1.1, whole genome shotgun sequence, the following proteins share a genomic window:
- the igsf8 gene encoding immunoglobulin superfamily member 8 produces the protein MRTMMASMRTALFVFLHCLLQCVVCRDVHVPTGPLYRVAGFPLSLPCAVSGYEGPRTQDFEWFLYRDDAGGRQMGVVSTRDKGFPYAPFLARVRNGEVRVDRDSGDNVRLVIQRLRAEDQGKYECYTPSTDTTYQGNYSATVTVKVIPDTLQISYSRSLTSQPVPEGAELTLTCSAGIQSEQLTHLSIMFGKRGGGDGTGGGAGEEVSTVREIISIDNMLGVVPGRSYKKRYDDGEITLEKRNGEAGLGVYVMKMRAVQPDDTGAYFCEASQWIRDRDRSWQKIAQRTLDIGNLTVQQLAESLSVTSSPRGDVTLQVGSPLILTCEVLGLPSEVNSGLLVQWMKRGSVSSDEVGAGGVEVEVARMGTDGVVSWGDDLSRASGGSMEKVSETKYSLKLFSARPADSGVYRCVVSVYAGRRDPGPSIPATLTQRSEGVTVNLKTKDVLVSAVAQLPRGPLLKRGSTVTLICNTTITTTGPAQAQVQWLRWPIPEPVLKRPGSPAADVTPPDSPVEEKPSLVAALTYDGVAKIYINNSEVSIDRLSAVSYRLRVHTATMEDQGMYTCHAEAWGQDPHGGWYNTGVKAESNAVTVYLYARAADLLLIPLVIGVSSALFVGIVIIATVTCCFMKRLARQRARK, from the exons TGCTCCAGTGCGTTGTGTGTCGCGATGTACATGTTCCCACTGGACCCCTGTACCGTGTAGCAGGGTTCCCCCTCTCCCTGCCCTGTGCCGTGTCAGGATACGAAGGCCCACGCACGCAGGACTTTGAGTGGTTCCTGTACAGGGACGATGCTGGTGGGAGGCAGATGGGAGTGGTGTCCACCAGGGATAAAGGCTTCCCCTATGCCCCGTTCCTGGCCCGGGTGAGGAACGGGGAGGTGAGGGTGGACAGGGACTCTGGGGACAACGTCCGGCTTGTGATCCAGAGGCTCCGGGCTGAGGACCAGGGGAAGTATGAGTGCTACACACCTAGCACGGACACCACCTACCAGGGCAACTACAGCGCTACAGTGACTGTCAAAG TGATCCCCGACACACTCCAGATCAGCTATTCCCGCTCGCTCACTAGCCAGCCCGTGCCAGAGGGGGCCGAATTAACGCTGACGTGCTCGGCCGGCATCCAGTCTGAGCAGCTCACCCACCTGTCCATCATGTTTGGGAAGCGCGGCGGCGGAGACGGTACGGGAGGCGGAGCGGGAGAGGAGGTCAGCACCGTCAGAGAGATTATCTCCATCGACAACATGCTGGGAGTCGTGCCCGGACGTTCTTACAAGAAGCGGTACGACGATGGAGAGATCACACTGGAGAAGAGGAACGGGGAAGCCGGACTTGGGGTGTACGTGATGAAGATGAGAGCGGTGCAGCCAGATGATACCGGCGCGTATTTCTGCGAGGCATCGCAGTGGATTCGGGACCGCGATCGTTCATGGCAGAAGATTGCACAGAGGACGCTGGATATCGGCAACTTGACTGTTCAGCAACTAG CGGAGTCTCTGAGTGTGACATCCTCGCCCAGAGGGGATGTGACCCTGCAGGTCGGTTCCCCTCTCATCCTGACCTGTGAGGTGTTGGGGCTGCCGTCTGAAGTAAACTCAGGCCTGCTGGTTCAGTGGATGAAGAGGGGCTCTGTAAGCAGCGATGAAGTCGGGGCCGGGGGAGTCGAG GTGGAGGTGGCCCGCATGGGCACAGACGGTGTCGTGAGCTGGGGGGACGACCTCAGCAGAGCCAGCGGCGGTTCTATGGAGAAAGTGTCAGAGACGAAGTACTCTCTGAAGCTGTTCTCGGCCCGCCCCGCTGACTCCGGGGTGTATCGGTGTGTGGTGAGTGTATATGCTGGAAGGAGAGACCCTGGCCCATCTATTCCAGCCACACTCACCCAGAGGTCTGAAGGAGTCACCGTCAACCTGAAGACCAAAG ATGTGCTAGTTTCTGCTGTGGCTCAGCTCCCTCGAGGCCCGCTGTTAAAAAGAGGCAGCACCGTCACCCTGATCTGCAACACCACCATAACGACCACAGGTCCCGCCCAGGCACAGGTGCAGTGGCTTCGGTGGCCAATCCCTGAACCAGTTCTCAAGAGGCCAGGGAGCCCAGCAGCTGATGTTACTCCGCCAGACTCCCCCGTTGAAGAAAAACCCAGTCTGGTAGCTGCTCTCACGTATGACGGTGTAGCAAAGATCTACATCAACAATAGCGAGGTTAGCATCGACCGCCTGTCGGCCGTCAGCTACAGACTGAGGGTCCACACGGCTACCATGGAGGATCAGGGCATGTACACATGTCATGCTGAGGCGTGGGGGCAGGACCCGCATGGAGGCTGGTACAACACGGGAGTCAAAGCAGAGTCAAATGCAGTGACGGTTTACCTGTACGCCCGAG CTGCtgacctcctcctcatccctctgGTTATTGGAGTGTCCTCCGCCTTGTTCGTGGGCATCGTCATCATCGCAACTGTAACCTGTTGCTTCATGAAGCGCCTGGCAAGACAGCGTGCTCGAAAATAA